In Gracilimonas sp., a single window of DNA contains:
- the groL gene encoding chaperonin GroEL (60 kDa chaperone family; promotes refolding of misfolded polypeptides especially under stressful conditions; forms two stacked rings of heptamers to form a barrel-shaped 14mer; ends can be capped by GroES; misfolded proteins enter the barrel where they are refolded when GroES binds) yields the protein MSAKLVHYDIEARDALKKGVDKLANAVKVTLGPRGRNVVIEKSFGSPTVTKDGVTVAKEIELSDKVQNMGAQMVKEVASKTSDNAGDGTTTATVLAQAILSEGLKNVTAGANPMDLKAGIEKAVKAIVEDLKKMSRDIDDRKEIAQIGTISANNDETIGNLIADAMEKVGKDGVITVEEAKGTETYLETVEGMQFDRGYLSPYFVTDSEKMITEMEDPYILIFDKKISAMKDLLPILEKVVQNGNPLLIIAEDIEGEALATLVVNKLRGSLKIAAVKAPGFGDRRKAMLEDIAILTGGTVISEERGYKLENATLDFLGRASRITIDKDNTTIVDGNGKDDDIKARVNQLKSQIENTTSDYDREKLQERLAKLSGGVAVLYIGAASEVEMKEKKARVEDALHATRAAVEEGIVPGGGVALLRTIASLDKIKGDTDDENVGIQIIRRALESPLRTIANNAGAEGAIVVQKVLDGKGAFGYNARTEVYEDLIKAGVIDPTKVTRTALQNAASVSALMLTTEAVISEKPSKGDDDDNGGGGMPGGMGGGMPGMGGMGGMM from the coding sequence ATGTCTGCTAAGTTAGTTCACTACGATATTGAAGCTCGCGACGCACTAAAGAAAGGCGTTGATAAGCTCGCCAATGCTGTTAAAGTTACGCTTGGTCCTCGTGGACGAAATGTTGTTATAGAAAAATCATTCGGTTCACCTACAGTAACCAAAGACGGTGTAACCGTTGCCAAGGAAATTGAGCTGTCCGACAAAGTACAGAATATGGGTGCTCAGATGGTTAAAGAAGTAGCTTCCAAAACCAGCGATAATGCCGGTGATGGTACTACCACAGCAACTGTTCTTGCACAAGCAATCCTCAGCGAGGGTTTGAAAAATGTAACTGCAGGTGCCAACCCAATGGATTTGAAGGCCGGTATCGAGAAAGCAGTTAAAGCGATTGTTGAAGATCTCAAGAAAATGAGCCGTGATATAGATGACCGCAAAGAAATTGCTCAGATCGGAACCATTTCTGCTAACAACGATGAAACCATCGGAAACTTAATTGCCGATGCAATGGAAAAAGTTGGAAAAGATGGTGTGATCACCGTTGAAGAAGCCAAAGGAACTGAAACCTACCTCGAAACAGTAGAAGGTATGCAGTTCGACCGGGGTTATCTTTCTCCTTACTTCGTGACTGATTCTGAGAAAATGATCACCGAAATGGAAGATCCTTACATCCTGATCTTTGACAAGAAGATCTCTGCGATGAAAGATCTGCTTCCGATTCTTGAGAAAGTAGTTCAAAATGGCAATCCATTATTGATCATTGCTGAAGATATTGAAGGCGAAGCGTTGGCTACTCTGGTAGTTAACAAGCTGCGCGGTTCACTCAAAATTGCAGCTGTTAAAGCTCCCGGTTTTGGCGACAGAAGAAAAGCCATGCTGGAAGATATTGCCATCCTTACCGGTGGTACGGTAATTTCTGAAGAGCGCGGTTACAAGCTTGAGAATGCTACTCTTGATTTCTTAGGCCGTGCATCTCGCATTACTATCGACAAAGACAATACCACTATTGTTGATGGAAACGGAAAAGATGACGACATCAAGGCGAGAGTAAATCAGCTTAAATCTCAAATTGAAAACACAACTTCCGATTACGATCGTGAGAAACTGCAGGAACGTCTTGCCAAGTTAAGCGGCGGTGTTGCAGTACTTTATATCGGTGCGGCATCTGAAGTTGAAATGAAAGAGAAGAAAGCCCGCGTAGAAGACGCATTGCACGCAACACGTGCTGCCGTTGAAGAAGGTATTGTACCCGGTGGTGGCGTTGCCCTGCTTCGTACTATTGCCTCTCTTGATAAGATAAAAGGTGATACTGACGATGAGAATGTTGGTATTCAAATTATTCGCAGAGCTCTTGAATCACCACTGCGCACCATTGCAAATAATGCCGGTGCCGAAGGTGCTATTGTAGTACAGAAAGTACTCGACGGCAAAGGCGCATTTGGATACAATGCCCGTACTGAGGTTTATGAAGACCTTATTAAAGCCGGTGTAATTGATCCAACCAAAGTTACACGAACAGCACTTCAGAATGCTGCTTCTGTATCCGCATTAATGCTTACTACCGAAGCCGTAATATCTGAGAAGCCTTCTAAAGGTGACGATGATGATAACGGTGGCGGCGGAATGCCAGGCGGAATGGGCGGCGGAATGCCAGGAATGGGAGGCATGGGCGGAATGATGTAA
- the rsmA gene encoding 16S rRNA (adenine(1518)-N(6)/adenine(1519)-N(6))-dimethyltransferase RsmA, whose protein sequence is MSFKTKKSLGQHFLTDKNIVFKIIDAIVAEKSDRIIEIGPGTGALTKWLVEKFDDVHAIEIDQRAVEVLKEEVKNLTLHEKDVLKIDWNEMIDPAKQNIVVGNLPYYITTPILFALLENRTIFSEAILMMQKEVAERLVSAPSSKQYGILSVQTQLFCTPEILFEVSRNSFSPPPKVTSAVIKLKFDKPQLSFSDQTLKSIVRTAFNQRRKKLSNSLKPVLGDYQPEGFNFDDRAEHWSPQIYAKLAEHLEQTDKLS, encoded by the coding sequence TTGTCTTTCAAAACTAAAAAAAGTCTCGGTCAGCATTTTCTTACCGACAAAAATATTGTTTTTAAAATAATTGATGCCATAGTCGCAGAAAAAAGCGATCGCATTATAGAAATAGGCCCGGGCACCGGTGCATTAACGAAATGGCTGGTTGAAAAGTTTGATGATGTACATGCCATTGAAATTGATCAACGGGCAGTAGAAGTATTGAAAGAAGAAGTAAAGAACTTAACTCTTCATGAAAAAGATGTGTTGAAGATTGACTGGAATGAAATGATCGATCCGGCTAAGCAAAATATCGTAGTGGGCAACCTTCCCTATTATATTACAACTCCTATTTTGTTTGCCCTGTTGGAAAACCGGACAATTTTTTCAGAGGCTATACTTATGATGCAGAAAGAAGTAGCAGAGCGGTTGGTTTCAGCTCCTTCATCCAAGCAGTATGGTATTTTGAGTGTGCAAACCCAGCTATTTTGCACACCTGAAATATTATTTGAAGTGTCCCGAAATTCATTCAGCCCTCCCCCAAAAGTGACAAGCGCTGTCATTAAACTAAAATTTGATAAGCCTCAACTTTCCTTTAGTGATCAAACCTTAAAGTCTATAGTACGGACGGCTTTTAACCAACGCCGGAAAAAATTAAGCAATTCTTTGAAGCCGGTTTTGGGAGATTATCAACCTGAAGGTTTTAATTTTGATGATCGCGCTGAACACTGGTCTCCCCAAATCTATGCAAAGTTGGCAGAGCATTTAGAACAAACTGACAAGTTATCCTAA
- a CDS encoding DUF1801 domain-containing protein, whose translation MAKPKSVDEYIARHKKWQKSLNYLKDLISDTELSETIKWGQPTYTLNDKNVLAIGAFKEHFGIWFFNGALLNDPHNYLHNAQEGKTKAMRQLRFSSFKEIHDDMVMDFVNQAIKNQKAGKEVKINPTREADIPPFLEESFSKDNELKSKFDKLTPGRQREYAEYISTAKQNATKQRRVDKIIPMIKKGVGLNDKYQK comes from the coding sequence ATGGCTAAACCCAAGTCTGTTGACGAATATATTGCCAGACACAAAAAATGGCAGAAAAGCCTGAACTATTTAAAAGATTTGATCAGCGATACCGAGCTTAGTGAAACAATCAAATGGGGGCAACCCACCTATACCCTCAATGACAAAAATGTGCTTGCCATTGGAGCATTCAAAGAACACTTTGGGATCTGGTTTTTTAATGGCGCCTTGTTGAATGATCCACATAATTACCTGCATAACGCCCAGGAAGGAAAAACCAAGGCTATGCGGCAACTTAGGTTTTCCTCTTTTAAGGAGATTCATGATGACATGGTGATGGATTTTGTAAATCAAGCCATTAAAAATCAAAAAGCCGGGAAGGAAGTGAAGATAAACCCAACCCGTGAAGCCGACATCCCTCCTTTTTTGGAAGAATCGTTTTCTAAAGATAACGAGTTAAAATCAAAATTTGATAAACTCACCCCGGGCCGGCAACGCGAATATGCGGAGTACATCTCTACAGCTAAACAAAACGCTACCAAACAACGGCGAGTGGATAAAATCATCCCCATGATTAAGAAAGGCGTTGGACTGAATGACAAATATCAGAAATAG
- the xerD gene encoding site-specific tyrosine recombinase XerD — protein sequence MAFKQELDLYLQFVKLEKGLSKNSVVSYKNDLERYFLFLVTEKKITDLGGVTLSHIEDFLNFLVDEELLSASSLARNISSIRGFHEFAVVEGITKANPAELVELPKKASKLPEVLDRDEIEAILKTPDLTTPAGIRDKAILETLYGTGMRVSELTGLEQDRLIFEIGFIRVVGKGNKERLVPVGEIAQDAISHYTEFVRPQFLNPDNPKKAKNKVFLSMRGSALSRMSIWNIVEKASKKAEIKKNVYPHIFRHSFATHLLEGGADLRAVQEMLGHSSILTTEIYTHVDRSFLHQVHKEFHPRA from the coding sequence GTGGCCTTCAAGCAGGAACTGGATTTATATCTACAGTTTGTTAAGCTTGAAAAAGGATTAAGTAAAAACTCTGTTGTTTCCTATAAAAATGACCTTGAACGTTACTTTTTATTTCTTGTTACTGAAAAGAAAATTACCGATCTCGGTGGTGTAACCTTAAGTCATATCGAAGATTTTCTGAATTTTTTGGTAGATGAAGAATTGCTTTCTGCCAGCTCATTGGCTCGTAATATCTCCAGTATTCGCGGCTTTCATGAATTTGCAGTAGTTGAAGGCATCACCAAAGCCAATCCCGCCGAATTAGTAGAACTTCCCAAAAAAGCTTCCAAACTTCCCGAAGTTCTGGACCGGGATGAAATTGAAGCCATTTTAAAAACCCCCGATCTCACCACCCCTGCCGGTATAAGAGATAAAGCTATTCTTGAAACCTTATATGGAACAGGAATGCGGGTAAGTGAACTCACCGGATTAGAACAAGACCGGCTTATTTTTGAAATTGGCTTTATTCGTGTGGTCGGAAAAGGAAATAAGGAGCGACTTGTTCCTGTAGGTGAAATTGCTCAGGATGCCATTTCTCATTATACCGAATTTGTGCGCCCACAGTTTTTAAACCCGGATAATCCTAAAAAAGCTAAAAACAAAGTATTTTTGAGCATGCGGGGAAGTGCTCTTTCACGCATGAGTATCTGGAACATTGTAGAGAAAGCATCCAAAAAAGCCGAGATTAAGAAAAATGTTTATCCTCATATCTTCAGACATTCCTTTGCTACCCATTTATTGGAAGGTGGTGCTGATTTAAGAGCGGTTCAGGAAATGTTGGGACATTCTTCTATTTTAACTACGGAAATTTATACCCATGTAGACCGTTCATTTCTACATCAAGTGCACAAAGAATTTCACCCCCGAGCTTAA
- a CDS encoding HDIG domain-containing metalloprotein, with protein MSFLEKIGLGQKKKELSPLIGEKKKKEQEKYSLKRNPYIRILILIFFIVISAFSLPRNPVHSGLNYSQGQPWRNADLTAPFTFSINKTASELEEERQEIQDKTPPIFKVDANVPITIQTRLDSIYREIQPVMEAYYEWQSAVRNSASTADLDSSNFEQALNESDIDFTESSWQTLLENYDRVQSSDLAPSQFIGVSIKQQLELLIDQLMDQGVINQNKNNLQTDKITIRDNRASTEQSVDIARIRDLKEANEFVQFRLNRMFDEQQARLAMEIYNRVIQPNLRFSQEDTQNRLNEALSNISETKGAIAQGQVIIRRGDLVSPERANILESLAEARSENASNIEKWIRFGGQLVIIIAVTFVFFMYIYLYRRTITSNNALFFLVFITLGLVSFAAGLINYLDIADPYIIPVAIAPIVLTIIFDSRVGLVSSIMLASLLGLINGNSFEFVIATFTACSLGVFSVRDIKDRSQFFFTTPGIVFISYILVVGSFNVATLSGFEMFISDLMYIAISSVFILFTYPIILLFEKIFGVTTDFTLIELGDTNQPILKELMNKAPGTFHHSLQVANLSEAAASAIGANSLLCRVGALYHDIGKMVKPEYFVENQTKGNNEHDKLKPQMSAMVIKAHVSEGVKMAQEEDLPQIIIDFIKTHHGTSVIRYFYEKAKEDENLKSMLQEDQFRYEGPLPASKETGILLLADGIEAASRSMKNPTYSKLENLVNRMVDDRVAEGQLSHSPLTFRHLQVIKETFLNILVGVYHSRVEYPEDKEREAEEKAREEKSANKLTSENGSKQQQKEEKTGE; from the coding sequence ATGAGTTTTCTTGAAAAAATCGGTTTAGGCCAAAAGAAAAAAGAGCTTTCACCTCTTATTGGCGAAAAAAAGAAAAAAGAACAGGAAAAATATTCGCTGAAGAGGAATCCGTACATTCGCATTCTGATTCTTATATTTTTTATTGTCATTAGTGCTTTTTCACTTCCCCGAAACCCGGTCCATTCCGGTTTAAATTATTCTCAGGGCCAACCTTGGCGAAATGCCGACTTAACAGCTCCATTTACTTTTTCAATTAATAAAACTGCTTCTGAGCTAGAAGAAGAAAGACAAGAAATCCAAGATAAGACTCCTCCGATTTTTAAGGTCGATGCAAATGTACCCATCACCATACAAACCCGACTTGATTCTATTTATCGGGAAATTCAGCCCGTTATGGAAGCCTATTATGAATGGCAGTCAGCCGTGCGTAACTCTGCTTCAACCGCTGATTTAGACAGTTCCAATTTTGAACAGGCTTTAAATGAGTCAGATATTGATTTCACTGAGTCATCCTGGCAAACACTTCTTGAAAACTATGACCGGGTGCAGAGTTCTGATCTCGCCCCAAGCCAATTTATCGGGGTCAGTATTAAACAGCAGCTGGAATTACTTATAGATCAACTGATGGATCAAGGAGTCATCAATCAAAACAAAAACAACCTGCAAACCGATAAAATAACGATACGAGATAACCGTGCAAGTACCGAGCAATCTGTAGACATTGCACGCATTCGAGATCTTAAAGAGGCCAATGAGTTTGTACAATTTCGTTTAAACCGGATGTTTGACGAACAGCAAGCTCGCCTTGCAATGGAAATTTATAACCGGGTAATACAGCCAAATCTTCGATTTAGTCAGGAAGACACCCAAAATCGCTTAAATGAAGCATTATCCAATATTTCTGAGACTAAAGGAGCTATTGCTCAGGGACAAGTAATCATCCGTCGGGGTGATCTTGTCTCACCTGAACGCGCCAATATTTTAGAAAGCCTTGCTGAAGCTCGTTCTGAAAATGCCAGCAATATTGAGAAATGGATTCGTTTCGGCGGTCAGCTGGTCATTATCATTGCCGTTACCTTTGTCTTCTTCATGTATATTTATTTGTACCGACGTACCATTACCTCCAACAATGCCCTTTTCTTTCTTGTTTTTATCACCTTGGGCTTGGTTTCATTTGCAGCGGGGTTAATTAACTACCTGGATATAGCCGACCCCTACATAATTCCTGTAGCCATAGCTCCCATTGTGCTAACCATTATTTTTGATTCCCGGGTGGGATTGGTTTCTTCCATTATGTTGGCCAGCCTTTTAGGGTTGATTAATGGAAATAGCTTTGAATTTGTGATAGCCACCTTTACAGCTTGTAGCTTAGGGGTGTTTTCCGTACGAGATATTAAAGACCGTTCTCAATTCTTTTTTACCACACCCGGTATTGTTTTTATTTCCTATATACTGGTCGTTGGATCTTTCAACGTTGCCACACTCAGCGGTTTTGAGATGTTCATCTCAGACTTAATGTATATAGCCATCAGTTCCGTTTTCATACTCTTCACCTATCCTATTATTCTTCTGTTTGAGAAAATTTTTGGGGTAACTACCGACTTTACACTAATCGAATTAGGCGACACCAATCAGCCTATTTTGAAAGAATTGATGAACAAAGCACCGGGTACTTTCCATCACAGCCTTCAGGTAGCTAATCTTTCAGAAGCTGCAGCGTCAGCCATTGGAGCTAATTCATTGCTCTGCCGTGTAGGTGCATTATATCACGATATTGGCAAGATGGTAAAACCGGAATATTTTGTAGAAAATCAAACCAAGGGAAATAACGAACATGACAAGCTGAAGCCTCAAATGAGTGCAATGGTTATCAAAGCACATGTGAGTGAAGGTGTTAAAATGGCCCAGGAAGAAGATCTTCCGCAAATTATTATTGACTTCATCAAAACTCACCATGGGACGTCTGTTATTCGTTATTTTTATGAAAAAGCGAAAGAAGATGAGAACTTGAAAAGTATGCTGCAGGAAGATCAATTCCGTTATGAAGGTCCTCTTCCGGCTTCCAAAGAAACCGGTATTTTATTATTGGCAGATGGTATAGAGGCAGCATCCCGTTCCATGAAAAACCCTACTTACAGCAAGCTTGAAAACCTCGTAAACCGCATGGTCGACGACCGTGTAGCCGAAGGGCAGCTTAGCCACTCTCCCCTTACTTTCCGTCACCTCCAAGTGATTAAAGAAACCTTCCTGAATATATTAGTCGGGGTATATCACAGCCGGGTTGAATATCCTGAAGACAAAGAAAGGGAAGCGGAGGAAAAAGCCAGAGAAGAGAAATCTGCTAATAAACTAACCTCTGAGAATGGCTCAAAACAGCAACAGAAAGAAGAGAAAACCGGGGAATAG
- the groES gene encoding co-chaperone GroES, which yields MAKIKPLGDRVLVQAEPAEEKTSSGIIIPDTAKEKPQQGTVVAVGAGKVENGNKIEMTVKKGDKVLYGKYAGTEVTLDGEEYLIMRESDIMGIVA from the coding sequence ATGGCTAAGATTAAACCTTTAGGCGACCGTGTGTTGGTTCAGGCAGAACCTGCTGAAGAAAAAACCAGCTCCGGCATTATCATACCAGATACGGCTAAAGAAAAACCGCAACAGGGTACTGTAGTAGCGGTTGGTGCCGGCAAAGTAGAAAACGGCAACAAAATTGAAATGACTGTAAAGAAAGGGGACAAAGTCCTCTATGGAAAATACGCAGGTACAGAAGTAACTCTTGACGGAGAAGAATACCTGATTATGCGCGAATCTGATATTATGGGAATTGTCGCGTAA
- a CDS encoding DUF3224 domain-containing protein, which translates to MKISGEFDVKTKPMDGYVLGKDGVSMNRMSIDKIFIGELDATSKGEMLSAMTPVKGSAGYVALEQVRGSLQGKKGSFVLQHFGTMDKGAERLILEVVPDSGTGELEGLSGKMVIIIEDGKHFYEFEYELS; encoded by the coding sequence ATGAAGATTTCAGGAGAATTTGACGTCAAAACAAAACCAATGGATGGATATGTTTTGGGAAAAGATGGAGTCAGTATGAACCGTATGTCCATAGATAAAATCTTTATCGGAGAATTGGATGCAACAAGTAAAGGTGAGATGCTAAGTGCAATGACTCCGGTAAAAGGATCGGCCGGTTATGTTGCTTTAGAACAAGTTCGGGGAAGCTTGCAAGGAAAGAAAGGAAGCTTTGTACTTCAGCATTTTGGTACAATGGACAAAGGAGCAGAACGGCTCATTCTGGAAGTAGTACCGGATTCAGGAACCGGAGAATTGGAAGGATTATCCGGAAAAATGGTGATCATTATCGAGGATGGAAAACATTTTTATGAGTTTGAGTATGAACTTAGTTAG